The DNA segment ACGAGCAGCCGATGAAGAGGCTCTCCACCGGCGTCTGCTCGCACAGACGCCGCGTCTTCTCGACCATGTACTCGACGTAGCGGCCGTGCAGCCGGGCAAGCTCGGCCTCGTGCTCAACGAAGTCGTAGATGGTCTGCTCCAGGCCGCCTTCGCGCGATCCGCCCCAGAAGTCGGTGAACGGCACCCCGAGGAAGCCTTCGAGCAGGTAACTCTCCCCCACCTCCTCCCAGGCCCGTACCAGCGGCGTCGGGTCCATGAGGTCCAGGTCGGGGAAGCCAAGGACCTCGAACACGGGCAGGTCGTGGGTGAAGTCCTTGATGGGGCGTTCCAGCGGCCAGCCGGGTTCGTCACGGTCGGCCAGGCTGGCACTGGTCACCGTCCCGGCCGGGGTCTTGATCGTGCTCCGCGTCTCCAGGCGTCGCTCGTCCAGCCAGCGCTCCTGCCCGGACACCTCGACCTCCGGGTTGGGCAGAGCCGGGGAGGCGATGCCCCAGCCTTCGCACGAGAAGGCCTCGAAGGTCTGCTTCAGCGCCATGTGGAACGGCACTTCGCGCGCGAACTGGATCATGTCCACGCCGAGCAGCCTGGCCGGATAGTAGACCCAGAACTCCGGCGCCACCGGCACGGTGTCCACCGGCAGACCGCGATAGGCGTTCAGCATCCGCTGCTTGGGGGTCATGGC comes from the bacterium genome and includes:
- a CDS encoding uroporphyrinogen decarboxylase family protein; this translates as MTPKQRMLNAYRGLPVDTVPVAPEFWVYYPARLLGVDMIQFAREVPFHMALKQTFEAFSCEGWGIASPALPNPEVEVSGQERWLDERRLETRSTIKTPAGTVTSASLADRDEPGWPLERPIKDFTHDLPVFEVLGFPDLDLMDPTPLVRAWEEVGESYLLEGFLGVPFTDFWGGSREGGLEQTIYDFVEHEAELARLHGRYVEYMVEKTRRLCEQTPVESLFIGCSWSCNSLISPRMWRRWDKPVIAAVAAEAHRHGRLLHVHFHGRCLESVADFAEIGMDCVCPFERPPGGDVEGLAGLREVARLLDGRVTMNGNIHTVETLIRGTPADVRREVREVWEAFGATHRVIVGTGDQVGRETPEENLWAMVEEARACGSP